In the Oryza glaberrima chromosome 6, OglaRS2, whole genome shotgun sequence genome, one interval contains:
- the LOC127777449 gene encoding glycosyltransferase BC10-like gives MAPRNRSSARRPLWIVILIAFVCAVGIGAYLYTPQHYTPCYLVSSNSCSSRPPPEPARVYTDDEIAARVVIRDIILAQPVQSKNPKIAFMFLTPSSLPFEKLWEKFFMGHEDRYTIYVHASRERPVHASPIFNGRDIRSEKVVWGTISMIDAERRLLANALQDPDNQHFVLLSESCVPLHNFDYVYSYLMETNISFVDCFDDPGPHGAGRYSDHMLPEIVKRDWRKGAQWFTVKRQHAVLILSDFLYYAKFKRYCKPGNEWHNCYSDEHYLPTLFNMVDPTGIANWSVTHVDWSEGKWHPKAYRAVDTSFELLKNISSIDESIHVTSNAKHQVMRRPCLWNGMKRPCYLFARKFYPEALDNLMNIFSNFTII, from the exons ATGGCACCGCGCAACAGGTCTTCAGCTAGAAGACCTCTCTGGATTGTCATCTTGATTGCTTTTGTCTGTGCAGTAGGCATTGGAGCCTATCTTTATACACCCCAGCATTACACGCCTTGTTACTTGGTGTCATCAAATTCCTGTAGTTCTCGGCCTCCTCCAGAACCTGCTAGGGTTTACACTGATGATGAGATTGCTGCTCGTGTTGTCATAAGAGATATCATTTTGGCACAGCCAGTTCAGTCAAAGAATCCAAAAATTGCTTTCATGTTCTTGACACCCAGTTCATTGCCTTTCGAGAAGCTTTGGGAAAAGTTCTTCATG GGGCATGAAGACAGATATACCATATATGTACATGCATCAAGAGAAAGGCCCGTTCACGCTAGTCCAATATTTAATGGCAGAGATATTCGAAGTGAAAAG GTAGTCTGGGGCACAATTTCAATGATTGATGCAGAGAGGAGGCTTTTGGCTAATGCACTGCAAGATCCTGATAACCAGCATTTTGTCTTGCTCTCTGAGAG CTGTGTACCACTTCATAACTTTGATTATGTATATAGCTATCTTATGGAAACAAATATCAGCTTTGTTGACTG TTTTGACGATCCTGGTCCACATGGAGCAGGCAGATATTCTGACCATATGCTACCTGAAATTGTTAAGAGAGATTGGAGAAAAGGTGCACAG TGGTTCACAGTGAAACGTCAGCATGCAGTTCTTATTCTTTCCGACTTCCTTTACTATGCAAAGTTCAAGCGGTACTGTAAG CCAGGAAACGAATGGCATAACTGCTATTCTGATGAACACTATTTGCCAACCCTCTTTAAT ATGGTTGATCCAACTGGAATTGCAAATTGGTCAGTGACACATGTTGATTGGTCTGAAGGAAAATGGCATCCTAAAGCTTACAGGGCTGTTGACACAAGCTTTGAACTGCTTAAGAATATTTCG TCCATTGATGAGAGTATTCATGTTACAAGCAATGCAAAG CATCAAGTGATGAGAAGACCGTGCCTATGGAATGGCATGAAGAGGCCTTGCTACCTATTTGCACGGAAGTTCTATCCTGAGGCACTTGACAATCTGATGAACATTTTCTCAAACTTCACTATCATCTAA
- the LOC127777546 gene encoding uncharacterized protein LOC127777546: MGCAFSSAGALRPFEGVRVIHINGYVEDFDAPVTVGQVTGKPAAGEGQGQGRYVLCSSAHLLQPGRGPFRADDPLEAGTVYFLLPQSIFQSESSAVDLACLMNRLTSLARKGAAAASSPVEALFTAGIHHPPQPSSSCSSSKPAAAAASSGSPERCYLAAAARPAAWKPRLDRIDESFGRASMRSSSARSTEA; the protein is encoded by the coding sequence ATGGGTTGCGCGTTCTCGTCGGCGGGGGCGCTGAGGCCGTTTGAGGGGGTGAGGGTGATCCACATCAACGGCTACGTGGAGGACTTCGACGCGCCGGTGACGGTGGGGCAGGTCACCGgcaagccggcggcgggggaggggcaGGGGCAGGGGAGGTACGTGCTGTGCTCGTCGGCGCACCTGCTGCAGCCGGGGCGGGGGCCGTTCAGGGCGGACGACCCGCTGGAGGCCGGCACGGTGTACTTCCTCCTCCCGCAGTCCATCTTCCAGTCCGAGTCCtccgccgtcgacctcgcctGCCTCATGAACCGCCTCACCTCCCTCGCCCgcaagggcgccgccgccgcctccagccccGTCGAGGCCCTCTTCACCGCCGGAATTCACCACCCGCCgcagccctcctcctcctgcagcagctccaagccggcggcggcggcggcgagctcggggtCGCCGGAACGGTGCtacctcgcggcggcggcgcggccggcggcgtggaaGCCGCGGCTGGATCGCATCGACGAGTCCTTCGGCCGCGCATCCATGCGGAGCTCCTCCGCTCGCAGCACCGAGGcctga